The following proteins come from a genomic window of Minwuia thermotolerans:
- a CDS encoding MFS transporter, with product MSGRAAVDSERPGSGYWIRIVATVFLPFASGYFLSYLYRALPSLIGDRIREELVLDAGVLGLVGAAYFLAFGLAQLPVGMALDRYGPRRVQTVLLLIAGAGAVIFGLGTNPETLIVGRALIGLGCAAGLMGSFKAITLWFPQNRWPLVNGCLLGMGGLGALMATTPVEHLLTFISWHDLFFWIAGASAASSLLIFTVVPEKPGSANPIPASELLGSLKRVYSSRAYWRIAPMAVMTMATGMAIHNQWAGLWLKDVALFDQATVAIYLQTLGIALTAGFVLGGVVADVLGRYGIPLHAIMAGGVSVLIFSQISIALGWDPSGHWPWILLGLSSNMSALAFPWLCGQFPLNLAGRVNSALNVFVFLGVFAIASGLGWIIDRFPLTEAGGYAREGYETGLLIIIAVETLAFIWFLVPGGKKKNAGSEE from the coding sequence GTGTCAGGACGGGCGGCGGTCGACAGCGAGCGGCCGGGATCGGGCTACTGGATCAGGATCGTCGCGACGGTATTCCTGCCCTTCGCCAGCGGCTATTTCCTCTCCTATCTCTACCGCGCCCTGCCCTCGCTGATCGGCGACCGCATACGCGAGGAACTGGTGCTCGACGCCGGCGTGCTCGGCCTGGTGGGCGCAGCGTATTTCCTCGCCTTCGGCCTGGCGCAGCTGCCCGTCGGCATGGCCCTCGACCGCTACGGCCCCCGGCGGGTGCAGACGGTGCTGCTGCTGATCGCCGGCGCGGGCGCGGTTATCTTCGGCCTGGGCACGAACCCGGAGACGCTGATCGTCGGCCGGGCGCTGATCGGCCTCGGCTGCGCCGCCGGCCTGATGGGCTCGTTCAAGGCAATCACGCTGTGGTTTCCGCAGAACCGCTGGCCGCTGGTCAACGGCTGCCTGCTGGGCATGGGCGGCCTCGGCGCGCTTATGGCGACGACGCCGGTGGAGCACCTGCTTACCTTCATCTCCTGGCACGACCTGTTCTTCTGGATCGCGGGCGCGTCCGCCGCCTCCTCGCTGCTGATCTTCACCGTGGTCCCGGAGAAGCCGGGCAGCGCCAATCCCATTCCCGCCAGCGAACTGCTGGGCAGCCTGAAGCGGGTCTATTCCAGCCGCGCCTACTGGCGCATCGCGCCGATGGCGGTGATGACCATGGCGACCGGCATGGCGATCCACAACCAGTGGGCCGGCCTGTGGCTGAAGGACGTGGCGCTGTTCGACCAGGCGACGGTGGCGATCTATCTGCAGACGCTGGGCATCGCCCTGACGGCCGGATTCGTGCTGGGCGGCGTGGTCGCCGACGTGCTGGGCCGATACGGCATCCCGCTGCACGCCATCATGGCCGGCGGCGTCTCCGTGCTGATCTTCTCGCAGATATCGATCGCGCTGGGCTGGGACCCTTCGGGCCACTGGCCATGGATCCTGCTGGGCCTCAGCTCCAACATGTCGGCGCTGGCCTTCCCCTGGCTCTGCGGTCAGTTTCCGCTCAACCTGGCCGGCCGGGTGAACTCTGCGCTCAACGTCTTCGTCTTCCTGGGCGTCTTCGCCATCGCCTCGGGCCTGGGCTGGATCATCGACCGGTTCCCGCTGACCGAGGCCGGCGGCTACGCCCGCGAAGGTTACGAGACGGGACTTCTCATCATCATCGCCGTGGAAACACTGGCGTTCATCTGGTTCCTGGTACCGGGAGGAAAGAAGAAGAATGCAGGATCTGAAGAGTAA
- a CDS encoding SDR family NAD(P)-dependent oxidoreductase, translating into MQDLKSKAAIVTGSATGVGAATAKLLAAQGCNVVVNYTKSKAEAEETMEACRAEGVKSIAVQANVAEDDDCRKLVDACIGEFGRLDHLVNNAGTTKFVAHSDLDGLDADDFRWIYSVNVVGPYQMIKHAAPHMRKNGGSVTNVSSIAGVTGLGSCVAYAASKGALNTMTLSLARALGPEIRVNAICPGMIQGKWLREGMGEDRYDGFLQHQLKTNPLQKVSTPEDNARAILMFIQGSDLITGETLLVDGGYHLGFAPTVAR; encoded by the coding sequence ATGCAGGATCTGAAGAGTAAGGCCGCCATCGTCACGGGTTCGGCGACCGGCGTCGGTGCGGCGACCGCGAAGCTGCTGGCCGCGCAGGGCTGCAACGTCGTCGTCAACTACACCAAGTCCAAGGCCGAGGCCGAGGAGACCATGGAGGCGTGCCGCGCCGAGGGCGTGAAGTCGATCGCCGTGCAGGCCAATGTCGCCGAGGACGACGACTGCAGGAAACTGGTCGACGCCTGCATCGGCGAGTTCGGCCGCCTCGATCACCTGGTCAACAATGCCGGGACCACGAAGTTCGTTGCCCATTCGGACCTCGATGGTCTGGACGCCGACGATTTCCGCTGGATCTACTCGGTCAACGTCGTCGGCCCCTACCAGATGATCAAGCACGCCGCGCCGCACATGCGCAAGAACGGCGGCAGCGTCACCAACGTCTCCTCCATTGCCGGCGTCACCGGCCTCGGCTCCTGCGTGGCCTATGCCGCCTCCAAGGGCGCGCTGAACACCATGACGCTGTCGCTGGCCCGCGCGCTGGGTCCGGAGATCCGCGTCAACGCCATCTGCCCGGGGATGATTCAGGGCAAGTGGCTGCGCGAGGGCATGGGCGAGGACCGCTATGACGGCTTCCTGCAGCACCAGCTGAAGACCAACCCGCTGCAGAAGGTCTCGACGCCGGAAGACAATGCCCGCGCGATCCTGATGTTCATCCAGGGTTCCGACCTGATCACCGGCGAGACGCTGCTGGTCGACGGCGGCTACCATCTGGGCTTCGCGCCCACCGTCGCGCGGTAA